The Bacillaceae bacterium IKA-2 DNA window GACGACGGCCGGTTTTATCATACAGCCGATGTTAAAAGTAGAATTGACAAGTGTAGCCATGGCTGGGGCGTTATTATTACTCCTGCTAACTCATGAAGACCAGCAAGTAGAGGAAGTCTTTAAGTCAGTGGAATGGGTAACGCTATTTTTCTTTATTGGTTTATTCATGCTTGTAGGAGGCTTAAAAGAAGTTGGTATTATTGATGAAATTGCCAAGTCAATTATTTACTATACTGAGGGAGATTTGCCGAAGACTGCCCTGCTTATTTTATGGGTATCTGGGATTTTATCAGGATTTGTAGATAATATTCCGTTTGTAGCGGCAATGATTCCGGTAATATTAGAATTCGAACATTATGGAATGACTAATTTAGATCCGTTGTGGTGGGCTCTTGCTTTAGGAGCATGTTTAGGCGGTAATGCAACCCTGATTGGCGCTACTTCTAACGTAATTGTCGCCGGTCTAGCGGCAAAAGCAAATCAGGAATTCAGTTATTTAGAATTTTTAAAAATAGGTGCCCCAGTGGCATTAGTATCCTTTATTATTTCAAGCATTTACATTTACTTTAGATATTTAATTTATTTTGGTGCCTGACACCAATGAGGTAAGTTTGTGAATAAAAAAGAGGGCAAATTAGTATGAAAACTGGATTTATCTAAAAAAATTCACATGGTACCTGACACCAATAGGAAGAGCTGCCAAAATTGGCAGCTCTTTTTGTAAAGATCCAAGTTACTTCCAATTAGTTTGACCAATTTTTTTACTGAAACTGGTCAAACTAATAAAAATATTGGGTGTTCGCATCGACTAAAATAACTAGCTTGGTCGTTAAACTAAAGGAGGCGATCAAACTTGGAATATTCGACAATCATTTTAAGGACATTACTTATTTATTTTATCATCTTGCTTGTATTGCGATTTATGGGGAAAAGGGAAATAGGACAACTTTCAGTTTTAGATTTTGTCGTTTCAATTATGATCGCCGAATTAGCAGTAATCTCGATAGAGAATGTTCAAGTAACGATGATGACGACAATTGTGCCTATTTTAGTCCTATCTATTATTCAAATTTCGTTAGCTTGGATTTCTTTGAAGAGTCAGAAGCTGCGAAAAATGATTGATGGAAAGCCAGCGGTATTGATTAATAAAGGAAAAATTGATGAAGAGGAAATGAGAAAACAAAGGTATAATTTTGATGACTTGCTAATTCAACTCAGACAAAGCAAAATACGCGATTTATCAGATGTTGAATTTGCAATCCTTGAACCATCTGGAAAGCTTTCGGTTATTGAAAAAACGGTTGCTGAGAAAGAGGACTCTAATTATGCTAAAAAAGTTCAATTACCATTCCCATTAATTCTAGATGGGAAAGTTCAGAATGAGCACCTTGAACAAATTGGAAAAACTCCGCTATGGTTGCGACAGGAATTAAGAAAGATTGGTTATAGAGAAATCAAGAAAATATCTTATTGTTCTTTAAAAGATAATCAAACGTTTTTTGTAGACATAAAAGATGAAAAATGATTAAAATAAGCATCGACTTTAATTTAGTCGATGCTTATTTTTGTGCTTTAAAAAGCTATCGTTTACACTTAGAATTCTGGGGTGCACATGGATCAGAACTTACCCGATAATAAAACGGGATAACCAACTACCTACAAAAGGTACGCGGCGCATCTCTTCTTTTTTAATTAAGCCGAGCAACAGTAATAAAATTATATAAAAAATCCCAACGATACTTATTGAAAGTAGTGTTTTTACTAGTAGAGTTAAATTGAGAAAGGCATTATTATATAGAAGTACAGCTAACCAACCGCTCAGTATTATACAAACGGCGACTTTTAGCAACTCCCTAATGTGTAAAGTGAAGGAAATGGCTTTCACTAATGTAGCAAAATGTAAGAGCGTAACAAGCATAAAGCCTACAACAATCGCTAAAGCAGCTCCCATTATGCCTAATTCTGGTCTTGATGCAAGTACAAAGACAGCTGTTATTTTGACGACAGCACCAATGATACTGTTCATCATCGCAGCTTTCGCTAAATTTAGTGCTTGTAGGGCTGCTTGAAGTGGACCTTGGAAATATAAAAAAATACTGAAAGGTACCATGATTTTCAAATAAGTTGCAACTGTTGGGGCGTTATACATTAGATCCATAATCGGTATCGCAAATACATAAAGAATAACACAAGATACTCCACCGGAAACAAGGGCTAGGCGCAGCGCTTGGGAAAGGCGATGATTAATTAATTTATAATGACGTTGAGCGGCGGCTTCACTAATTGCTGGAACTAGCGATACGGACAAAGAATACGTAATAAACGTTGGTAAAAATAATAATGGAATCGCAAAGCCAGCCAATTCACCATATTGTTTTGTAGCCATGATTGTTGTCACACCAGCAATAGCTAAACTTTGAGAAACAACGATTGGTTCAAAGAAAAATGAAATTGAACCAATTAACCTGCTACCTGTTGTCGGTAGGGCAACTGCCATTAATTGTTGGAATGTATTTTTTCCCTCTTTTAATGTGCTAAAAAAGTTGCGTCGAACTTTAACTTTTTTATTAAATTTAAATATTAGCACCATGTAGATGAGTGATGCAAGTTCACCAATAACGACTGAAATCATCGCCCCAGCTGCTGCATATTCTATTCCGTAGGGCAAAAAAGCACTTGTTAAAATTGCAACAAGGGTAATCCGGACTACTTGCTCAATTACTTGGGAGTAGGCGGATGGTTTCATATTTTGTCTGCCTTGAAAGTACCCTCTTAATACAGAAGATAGAGCAACAATAGGAACAATTGGAGATATCGCTACTAATGGTAAAAATGCCCTTGAATCTGTGAGGAAATATTTTGCGATTATTGGAGCAAAACCAATCATACCCGCGGTAAAAATGATACTCAATAACCCGGTAGTGGCAAGCGATACGACTAAGATTTGTTTTATTTTTTTTCGATTATTGTTGGCCTCAGCTTCGGCTATAAGCTTAGAAATCGCAACCGGTAGTCCGATTTGCGTAAGCGTAATAACAAGTAATAGCGTCGGCACAGCCATCATATATAATCCAACACCTTCAGCTCCCATAATTCGGGCAACGACAATTTTATTGACAAAACCTAAGATTTTCGTGATAAATCCAGCTAGGATTAATATAAATGCACCTTGCAAGAAGCTTTGTTTTGTCACAAATGTCCCCTACCTTCTAAAAAATGATGGAAATATTCCGTAATTATTTATATGCTAAGAAGGGGGGCAAGCATGACAAGTTCTAGAAATTACCAATATTAAATTTTCAAGACGACTAGATCTGACTTTGAGCATAGACTAAGCGTATTGTAAAATGACATAAAAGGGGTGTTTTGAGTGAAAGAGAGTTTTCAAAATTTTTTAGTAGAAAATTTAAGTTTTTTACCGACAGAATTAATCGTTGTCGTCATATCGGCAATGCCGATTTTAGAGTTGAGAGGTGGAATTCCTTTTGCAATTATGGCAGGCTTCTCTTTCGGTGAAGCTTTATTTTATGGCATTTTGGGTAATTTGCTACCGATCATTCCAATTTTAATTTTATTTCGCCCATTAAGTACATTTTTAATGCGTTTCCCTTTGTATAAACAGTTTTATGATTGGCTTTATAACAGGACAATGGGTAAAAGTAAAAATGTTGAAAAATATGGAGCGTTAGGTTTAATTTTATTTACGGCTGTACCTTTACCAACAACAGGTGCGTGGACGGCATGTTTAGCAGCAATTTTATTTTTTATTCCATTCCGCGCTGCAGTTATTGCTATATCTACAGGTGTCGTTATTTCTGGTATTGTAGTAAGCGTTTTTATTAATTCAGTCTTTTAAAAAGAACGAGGGGGGTTTAAAATGGAAGAAAAACAACAATTTGAAGTTTGGAAAGAGGATGTTAGACCAGCTTTAATAAGTAAATTGGAAGAATTTCATTTAATTGGTTATGATAGGGTGACAGTAGATGAACTTTGGGAGTGTGTTTTAGCTAAGCTAAAAAAAGAAAAAGAATTTGTTCGCATTCATAATCTTGTTCGGTGTATCTTAACCCTCAAAGCAACAGACTATATGACATGGTTGACTGTTGCCGCCTATAGAGGGCCTAATTGGTTTGAATAAAGACGGATAAAGGAAAAGTGAAAATACTATTTTGTTCACAGTTGGACAAAATTAAATGGTAGATTTTATAAACGAAATTGACAGTTGAAACGATGCCTCGCTATAATTGTAATGTTGAATTGATAGATAACGTCCTTTTTTAATTTGAATGATGAAATGTCACGTATTTTAATTGATAAGATTTATTTTTTTATTTCAAATTATACATAGAGAGATTGATTTTTAAACAAGGAGGAATTTTTAAAAATGGTGAAAAAAGGTCGGATTGTCGCTTTTTTTCTTATTGTTTCATTGCTAACTGTCTTAGTTGCTACAACGGCGCTAGACAATGCAAAGGAAATTAAGCTAGGCTTAGACCTTCAAGGTGGATTTGAAGTCTTGTATGAGGCTCTTCCCGCTCACGAAGGTGATGTTATAACTGAAGATGTATTAAAAAGTACGGTATCAGCTTTAAACCAGCGGATCAACGTAATCGGTGTTTCAGAACCGAATGTAGCGATTGAAGGTCAAGACCGGATTCGTGTTCAGCTAGCTGGAGTCGAAGATCAACAAACTGCTAGGGAACTACTTTCAACAGAAGCACAATTAACATTTCGTGATGTTAAC harbors:
- a CDS encoding DUF421 domain-containing protein — encoded protein: MEYSTIILRTLLIYFIILLVLRFMGKREIGQLSVLDFVVSIMIAELAVISIENVQVTMMTTIVPILVLSIIQISLAWISLKSQKLRKMIDGKPAVLINKGKIDEEEMRKQRYNFDDLLIQLRQSKIRDLSDVEFAILEPSGKLSVIEKTVAEKEDSNYAKKVQLPFPLILDGKVQNEHLEQIGKTPLWLRQELRKIGYREIKKISYCSLKDNQTFFVDIKDEK
- the spoVB gene encoding stage V sporulation protein B; the encoded protein is MTKQSFLQGAFILILAGFITKILGFVNKIVVARIMGAEGVGLYMMAVPTLLLVITLTQIGLPVAISKLIAEAEANNNRKKIKQILVVSLATTGLLSIIFTAGMIGFAPIIAKYFLTDSRAFLPLVAISPIVPIVALSSVLRGYFQGRQNMKPSAYSQVIEQVVRITLVAILTSAFLPYGIEYAAAGAMISVVIGELASLIYMVLIFKFNKKVKVRRNFFSTLKEGKNTFQQLMAVALPTTGSRLIGSISFFFEPIVVSQSLAIAGVTTIMATKQYGELAGFAIPLLFLPTFITYSLSVSLVPAISEAAAQRHYKLINHRLSQALRLALVSGGVSCVILYVFAIPIMDLMYNAPTVATYLKIMVPFSIFLYFQGPLQAALQALNLAKAAMMNSIIGAVVKITAVFVLASRPELGIMGAALAIVVGFMLVTLLHFATLVKAISFTLHIRELLKVAVCIILSGWLAVLLYNNAFLNLTLLVKTLLSISIVGIFYIILLLLLGLIKKEEMRRVPFVGSWLSRFIIG
- a CDS encoding small multi-drug export protein, which translates into the protein MKESFQNFLVENLSFLPTELIVVVISAMPILELRGGIPFAIMAGFSFGEALFYGILGNLLPIIPILILFRPLSTFLMRFPLYKQFYDWLYNRTMGKSKNVEKYGALGLILFTAVPLPTTGAWTACLAAILFFIPFRAAVIAISTGVVISGIVVSVFINSVF
- a CDS encoding post-transcriptional regulator, which produces MEEKQQFEVWKEDVRPALISKLEEFHLIGYDRVTVDELWECVLAKLKKEKEFVRIHNLVRCILTLKATDYMTWLTVAAYRGPNWFE